One genomic region from Spirosoma sp. KCTC 42546 encodes:
- a CDS encoding glycoside hydrolase family 3 N-terminal domain-containing protein, producing MPSCRSFVFGLFSVLLSLPALAQTTVPTFLKLNARQSCWVDSVFTNMAPDDRIAQLIMVAGYSNRKPGYEDSLITLVKNNKLGGVVMFQGGPMRQARLTNRLQANSKVPLLIAMDAEWGIAMRLDSTVRYPYQMTLGAMQGAGSDSLIYQMGAHLAKQARRLGMHVNFAPSVDVNNNPNNPVINFRSFGENKYDVARKALAYMRGMQDNQLLTSLKHFPGHGDTGTDSHYDLPLITKSRAQLDSLELYPFKQLINAGAAGVMIAHLSIPALDTTRNRPSTLSPAIVTNLLKNELGFQGLIFSDAMNMKGVTKYFPSGRADELGLEAGMDVLEFTEDVPAALSLIKQAIADGRMTQASLDARCLKVLKAKAWVGLDQYKPIALENLVSDLNPVQDELLNRKLTEASLTVLKNDQNLLPLQRLDTLRIASVAIESDKITAFQQMAGNYTLIKHFNITSKTPDSTLAQVRDSLKNYNLILVDVHLNNIRPAVKYGLQTKTAGLVGELVATGKAVVTVFGNVYALDKLTFPMDTAQPSRNIEKARAIVMPYQLTNYTEELSAQLIFGAIGASGKLPVTVNQRFRVGDGMPIKPIGRLKYTIPEEVGIDSRFLTQQVDSLVNVGLTQKAFPGCVVQMAKDGKVIFRKAYGKHTYDASLGAEPLPVQLDDLYDMASVTKVSTSTPALMRLVDEGKFNLDGKMADYLPGFKKSNKADLVWRDVLTHQARLKAWIPFWMDTKNPDGTWKPKTFKAEQSGRYPIEVTDSLFEFRKYPRTIFQQIRDSPLNAKKEYVYSDLSFILYPQIVKRITGVDFEDYIKTTFYKPLGASTLTFLPRRFYPLNRIVPTEYDSLFRKTLIWGRVHDEGAAMLNGLSGHAGLFGSANDLMKVYEMYRQKGSYGGKQFISQKTMAEFTRYQFPELGNRRGLGFDKPSFTYSGNGPKSATKASFGHSGFTGTFVWVEPDPAYNLTYVFLCNRVYPTRNNPKLGNLNTRTNIVEALYQATKRGLQ from the coding sequence ATGCCATCCTGTCGGTCATTTGTTTTTGGTTTATTCAGCGTTTTATTGTCCCTTCCGGCTCTGGCGCAAACAACCGTACCTACCTTTCTTAAACTTAATGCACGCCAAAGTTGCTGGGTCGATTCGGTGTTTACCAATATGGCTCCCGACGACCGTATTGCACAACTGATTATGGTGGCTGGCTACTCGAACCGGAAACCCGGCTACGAAGACTCCCTCATCACACTCGTAAAAAACAACAAGCTTGGTGGTGTTGTCATGTTTCAGGGTGGACCTATGCGCCAGGCCCGGTTAACCAATCGGTTACAAGCCAACTCGAAGGTGCCTCTGCTCATTGCCATGGATGCCGAGTGGGGTATTGCCATGCGTCTGGACAGCACGGTACGTTATCCGTATCAAATGACGCTCGGTGCCATGCAGGGTGCAGGTTCTGATTCGCTCATTTACCAGATGGGCGCTCATTTAGCGAAACAGGCACGCCGATTAGGGATGCACGTGAACTTCGCCCCTTCCGTCGATGTCAACAATAACCCCAATAATCCGGTCATCAATTTCCGATCGTTCGGTGAAAACAAGTACGACGTAGCCCGCAAAGCCCTTGCCTATATGCGTGGCATGCAGGATAATCAACTGTTAACCAGCCTAAAGCATTTTCCGGGACACGGCGATACCGGCACCGATTCGCACTACGACTTACCCCTGATTACTAAAAGCCGCGCGCAACTCGACTCGCTCGAACTCTATCCTTTCAAGCAGTTGATCAACGCAGGCGCTGCGGGTGTTATGATTGCCCATTTAAGTATTCCGGCGCTGGACACAACCCGGAATCGCCCCTCTACCCTTTCGCCCGCCATTGTTACGAACCTGCTTAAGAACGAACTGGGTTTTCAGGGTCTGATCTTCTCCGACGCCATGAATATGAAAGGCGTAACCAAGTATTTTCCGTCGGGCAGAGCCGATGAACTGGGGCTGGAGGCTGGCATGGACGTTCTGGAATTTACGGAAGATGTACCGGCTGCACTTTCTCTGATCAAGCAAGCCATTGCCGATGGGCGCATGACGCAGGCTTCACTAGATGCCCGCTGCCTGAAAGTACTGAAAGCTAAAGCCTGGGTTGGTCTCGATCAGTACAAACCCATTGCGCTGGAAAATCTGGTAAGCGACCTCAATCCGGTACAGGACGAATTGCTTAACCGGAAACTCACCGAAGCCAGCCTGACCGTTTTGAAAAATGATCAGAATTTACTGCCGCTGCAACGGTTAGATACGTTACGAATTGCATCGGTAGCCATTGAGAGCGACAAAATCACCGCATTCCAGCAAATGGCGGGCAACTATACGCTAATTAAGCATTTCAACATCACCTCAAAAACTCCCGATTCGACACTGGCTCAGGTACGCGATTCGCTCAAAAACTACAACCTGATTTTGGTTGATGTGCATCTGAACAACATCCGGCCAGCGGTTAAATACGGTCTGCAAACTAAAACCGCCGGTCTGGTTGGCGAGTTGGTTGCAACGGGAAAGGCAGTCGTCACGGTGTTTGGCAATGTATATGCGCTGGACAAACTGACATTTCCGATGGATACGGCCCAGCCCAGTCGTAACATTGAGAAGGCGCGTGCCATTGTTATGCCCTACCAATTGACCAATTACACCGAGGAATTATCGGCGCAGTTGATTTTTGGGGCCATTGGTGCATCAGGTAAACTACCCGTTACCGTCAATCAGCGCTTCCGGGTGGGCGATGGTATGCCCATAAAGCCCATTGGCCGACTCAAATACACTATTCCTGAAGAAGTGGGAATCGATAGCCGGTTTCTGACCCAGCAGGTTGATTCCTTGGTGAATGTAGGTCTGACGCAGAAGGCATTTCCGGGCTGTGTCGTGCAAATGGCTAAAGATGGCAAAGTGATTTTCCGAAAAGCCTACGGCAAGCACACCTACGATGCCTCCTTAGGTGCCGAACCCCTGCCTGTGCAATTGGATGATCTTTACGACATGGCCTCAGTTACCAAGGTGAGCACCTCAACACCCGCGCTAATGCGCTTAGTGGACGAAGGTAAGTTTAACCTCGACGGTAAAATGGCTGATTATCTGCCCGGCTTTAAAAAATCAAACAAAGCGGATTTGGTCTGGCGCGATGTGCTCACCCACCAGGCCCGGCTGAAAGCCTGGATTCCTTTCTGGATGGACACCAAAAATCCGGACGGTACCTGGAAACCCAAGACCTTCAAAGCGGAACAGTCGGGGCGTTACCCGATTGAGGTGACGGATAGCTTGTTCGAATTCAGAAAGTATCCGAGAACCATTTTCCAGCAAATCCGGGATTCTCCGTTGAATGCCAAGAAAGAGTACGTGTACTCTGATCTTTCGTTTATTCTTTATCCGCAAATTGTGAAGCGAATTACGGGTGTGGATTTTGAGGATTACATTAAAACGACTTTCTATAAACCATTAGGAGCCAGTACACTAACATTTTTACCACGCCGATTTTATCCTTTAAATCGCATTGTTCCTACCGAATATGATTCACTGTTCCGTAAAACACTTATCTGGGGGCGTGTGCATGATGAAGGCGCGGCTATGCTGAACGGGCTATCGGGGCATGCGGGTTTATTTGGTTCCGCCAATGACCTGATGAAAGTGTATGAGATGTACCGACAGAAGGGTAGCTACGGTGGCAAGCAGTTTATTTCTCAGAAAACGATGGCGGAGTTTACCCGGTATCAGTTTCCGGAGTTAGGCAACCGGCGCGGGCTGGGCTTCGATAAACCGTCGTTCACTTATTCGGGCAATGGGCCTAAGTCGGCAACGAAAGCCAGTTTTGGGCATTCGGGTTTTACCGGCACATTTGTCTGGGTTGAACCCGATCCGGCCTATAACCTTACCTATGTGTTTTTATGCAACCGGGTTTACCCAACCCGAAACAATCCTAAACTAGGCAATCTGAATACCCGCACCAACATCGTTGAAGCATTGTATCAGGCAACAAAACGAGGATTGCAATGA